GTAATCCGTCCGGAACGCGTCGAACAACCCCTGTTCCTCCAGCCAGAAGCCGTAGGGTCCCCGTGGTTCATCCGCCATGCCCGCGTGCATCTTGCCCTCGCACTCCACGGGATGGGTGAATCCCCAGCCGAAGACCCGGGGCCGGTCGCCGCGGCGGCCGTTGTAGGGGTCTGGCTTGGCCAGGTCCAGCTTGCCCACGCAACCGACCCGGTACCCCGCGTCCCGCAGCCGGGCGTAATAGGGCGTGATATGCCGGGGCAGGTAGCAGTTGTTGTCGAGGCACCCCAGCCGCGCGGGCTGGAGTCCGCTGGCCAGGCCGATGCGCGCGGGGGCGCAGACCGGGGCGTTGGTGATGCACTGCGTGAAACGGATCCCGCGGCTCGCCAGGCGGTCCAGGTTCGGCGTGTTCAGGAACGAC
This window of the Gemmatimonadota bacterium genome carries:
- a CDS encoding sulfatase-like hydrolase/transferase gives rise to the protein MAESERPNLLFIMDDQHRHDYLSAAGASFLNTPNLDRLASRGIRFTQCITNAPVCAPARIGLASGLQPARLGCLDNNCYLPRHITPYYARLRDAGYRVGCVGKLDLAKPDPYNGRRGDRPRVFGWGFTHPVECEGKMHAGMADEPRGPYGFWLEEQGLFDAFRTDYAARQARGWIEGASHDSVLPAEAFEDAYIGRRAAEWIDEVPDDYPWHLFVSFVGPHDPFDPPSEYADRYRDVDMPPAVHSGHEGG